In Panacibacter ginsenosidivorans, the following proteins share a genomic window:
- the cobA gene encoding uroporphyrinogen-III C-methyltransferase: protein MGRQKYGTVYFIGAGPGDPDLLTIKAAKVLSIAEVVIVDRLVSEEILKAYVNPNAVIIPVGKQGRSESSTPQYEINDLIVQFASAYNTVVRLKGGDVALYSNVLDELITVNENNIPYEIIPGITAASGASAATGVPLTARGLSTGVRVLTYYQNTAIADEAWKHLASFEDTLVFYMTGNALPQLVNKLLQHSADATIPFLIVEQATTPQQYVYEYTLGGFETAEKPASFISPSLVIMGKVTALYRQFKWQANNEERKHYFKPLQDNPELISLINHIQEKHVSRA from the coding sequence ATGGGTAGGCAAAAATATGGAACAGTTTATTTTATTGGCGCCGGCCCCGGCGATCCAGATTTGCTTACCATAAAAGCAGCAAAGGTTTTATCTATAGCAGAAGTGGTGATTGTTGACCGCCTGGTAAGTGAGGAAATTTTGAAAGCATATGTAAATCCAAATGCAGTTATAATACCTGTAGGTAAACAAGGTAGAAGTGAATCTTCAACACCACAATATGAAATAAATGATTTGATTGTTCAGTTTGCATCTGCTTACAATACAGTGGTAAGATTGAAAGGCGGCGATGTTGCATTGTATTCGAATGTTTTGGATGAACTGATTACTGTAAATGAAAACAATATTCCTTACGAAATTATTCCTGGCATTACTGCTGCGTCAGGTGCTTCTGCTGCAACAGGTGTGCCGTTAACAGCAAGAGGATTATCAACCGGTGTTCGTGTTCTTACTTATTACCAAAATACTGCAATCGCAGATGAAGCATGGAAGCATCTTGCTTCATTTGAAGATACATTGGTGTTTTATATGACCGGTAACGCACTGCCACAACTGGTTAATAAATTATTACAACATAGTGCTGATGCAACTATTCCATTTCTTATTGTTGAGCAGGCTACAACGCCGCAACAATATGTCTATGAATATACATTGGGTGGTTTTGAAACAGCAGAAAAACCTGCATCATTTATAAGCCCTTCACTGGTAATAATGGGTAAGGTTACAGCTTTATATAGGCAATTTAAATGGCAGGCAAATAATGAGGAACGCAAACATTATTTCAAACCATTGCAGGATAATCCCGAATTAATTTCATTGATCAATCATATACAAGAGAAACATGTTAGCAGGGCCTAA